The Mucilaginibacter gracilis genomic interval GCATTATCTACTTCGTTTTTCACGATTGGTTTATACACAACCGTTTCAAGGCTTTTAAAACCAATAATAAATATTTGCTGCGCATCCGTAGGGCACATAAAATTCACCATAAATCGATGGAGAAGGAACCGGCTGAGGAGTTTGGGTTGTTGGTTACGGAGAAGAAGTATTTGTGATTAATAACTTGTCTTTGAGAACGATAGGGGGGAATTGTTCGTAGAATGGTGAGTGATTTACCTCCGTGCGATTGCTTCGTTCCTCGCAAAGACATGTTTTTTGTTTTTTTAAACTCTAAGTGCTTATCGCTCACACCTGCTAAAGTTGTTTATCTAAACGGGTTAACTATCCGGAGCTTATTCTCAATAAGCTGATTATGCTGCATGTCTTCGGAGTAGAGAATTTGGGATTCTGTTTCCAGAGCGGCGGCAATTATCAAACAATCGTAAAAGGAAAACCGGTACTTTTCGGCTATGGTGCAAGCAAGTAATATTGTTTTATCTGTATTGGTGTGAACCTCACTATTATTAGTTATGCTCGATAAAGCACTAATAACCTCAGGCCAGGTGTTTTTTAACTTTTTATTTAATGTATTAGCTGTTTCCTGAATTACCTGAGTACTAATTATCGTTTGTTGTTGAAGAATTATTGCTTGAGCTTTGGTCTGTTTTACAAGGTCGTAGTCCGAATGTGAGTAGACAACTATATTGGTATCCAAGAAAACCTTATCGCTCATTTGCCTCGTCGCGATTAAATTTATAATCTTTTACATCTGTATGCAGCACCGTAAATTTTGGTGTTTTTTTTATCACAGGTGCATCGGTTAAACCTTCGTCTTTGGTAAAGGCGATGATCTCTAAAACTTTTCCGATATAGTTTTCAGGGATGTTGAAGGAAACTTCTTCGGAGGTTGCTATTATTTCTGTACGTATCATAACAAGCTATTTTAAGCATAACAACATCTACTGATGTGGGTATACTCAAATATACTATATTTATAATGTAGGTTCAAATAATTTACCTTTGCAATACATGCAATCCATCGCCCTCATTGTTCATACTTGCGATAGGTACAAGTTACTGTACCCTGGCTTCGACTATTTTTTTAAAAAATATTGGCCGTACCACGATGTGAAAATTAGCTATTATTTTTTGACTGAGGAAGATGACTATAAATCGAACATCTTTACCAATATCAAAACCGGCAAGGGTGAATGGAGCGACAGGTTGCTGAATGGTTTGAAACAGATACCGGAAGATTACGTAATCTATTTCCAGGAGGATATGTGGCTTACCGGGCTGGTTGATGCCGATACAATCGGTAAAATTATCAGCTTTGCCGTAGGTAATCAAATTAACTTGTTCAAATTGTCAAGCAATAGCGTGTACCATACCAAGGCAACAGGCGCGTTTATTAATGGATTGGCGGTTGCGGTTTTGGATAATGAGAAGAGTGGTTACCTGATGTCGCACCAGGTATCTGTTTGGAAAAAAACGTTTTTGATGGCGCAGTTAAAATATAAGGAACACCCCTGGCGCAATGAGCGTAAGGGAACCAAGCGATTGGAAAAATTGGACCCGAAGATTTACCATATCGATTTGTTTGGCGAGAATGAGCAGTTGCCTGGAAACGATAATATTAATGCATCGGGCGCGAGCCGGTATTATACGGTATCGCAAAACGCGGCTTTGAATGCTTATGCAAACCCATTTATTAGTGAGATGAAACTGGCCGGAGATGCCGCCACGCGCGAATATGCCCAAAAGCTGGATCATCATTTAAAAAACGGGCTTACGCACGACGGGCAGAGCAAACCCCGGAAGGATGACTTTTTTAAGAAGATAAAAAACTACCTTTCGGGTAAATAGTGTTGCGGTTGTAAACTGGGTTTAAAAGTTATTTGCCTATTTTTGGTTTTTGATTGATTAGGATAGTGGATAACCCAAACCTTTTTGCACTCGGCGCACAACCTGTAACCCCAGCG includes:
- a CDS encoding PIN domain-containing protein, which codes for MSDKVFLDTNIVVYSHSDYDLVKQTKAQAIILQQQTIISTQVIQETANTLNKKLKNTWPEVISALSSITNNSEVHTNTDKTILLACTIAEKYRFSFYDCLIIAAALETESQILYSEDMQHNQLIENKLRIVNPFR